From Solibacillus isronensis, the proteins below share one genomic window:
- a CDS encoding 3'-5' exonuclease, whose translation MERTKTYISIDIEAALIRGKQYIIEIGAVKWLPDGTTETFTQLIQPYKFKKLNAHIQKLTGITTEQLVDAPSFKEAFNKFKRWCKQDYVFLTFGEFDRKVLEEELSRNYLKNDCLYPMIDFQQKYMIANGLKEQPSLGGLMAQLGLENETQHRALADAASLLSIFVKVDGDQLIEQQQTNDFILLLTNFRMLETTYELVISATNCKVEGDCITVESMKTFRDELPFTVQMIERQGEDGETTIMEKISIKPNAQAKQFLQQISENMNGKILISRTALRSMSKILKLHQVTLPKTEVMTLVNLLKKEEIIARFNLDDEPTNTYEARVLHLLNKYEHMFVAEFYKRALIEKNIIQV comes from the coding sequence TTGGAACGAACGAAAACATATATAAGTATAGATATAGAAGCCGCTCTTATACGCGGTAAACAGTATATTATTGAGATTGGTGCTGTTAAGTGGTTACCGGATGGTACGACAGAAACGTTTACACAGCTAATTCAGCCATATAAATTCAAAAAACTGAATGCGCATATTCAAAAGTTAACAGGTATCACTACAGAACAGCTAGTTGATGCCCCTTCTTTTAAAGAAGCTTTTAATAAGTTTAAACGCTGGTGCAAGCAGGATTATGTATTTTTGACATTTGGCGAATTTGATCGGAAAGTGCTTGAAGAAGAGCTGTCGCGCAATTACTTAAAAAATGATTGCTTATATCCAATGATCGATTTTCAGCAAAAATATATGATTGCCAATGGTTTAAAAGAGCAGCCTTCATTAGGAGGATTAATGGCACAGCTTGGTTTGGAAAACGAAACACAGCACCGTGCTTTAGCCGATGCGGCAAGTCTGCTCTCAATCTTTGTTAAAGTTGATGGAGATCAGCTAATTGAACAGCAGCAAACAAATGATTTTATTTTATTGCTGACAAATTTTAGAATGCTGGAAACGACATACGAACTAGTCATTTCTGCGACAAATTGCAAAGTCGAGGGTGATTGCATAACGGTTGAATCAATGAAAACTTTCCGTGATGAGCTTCCATTTACTGTTCAAATGATTGAACGTCAAGGGGAAGACGGGGAAACAACGATAATGGAAAAGATTTCGATTAAACCGAATGCGCAGGCAAAACAGTTCTTGCAGCAAATTTCCGAGAATATGAACGGGAAAATCTTAATTTCACGAACGGCATTACGTTCAATGTCAAAAATATTGAAATTACATCAAGTAACTTTACCAAAAACAGAAGTAATGACATTAGTAAATTTATTGAAAAAAGAAGAGATTATTGCAAGATTTAATTTGGATGATGAACCAACCAATACATATGAGGCAAGGGTTCTGCATTTGCTTAATAAGTATGAGCATATGTTTGTTGCTGAGTTTTATAAACGGGCATTAATCGAGAAAAATATAATACAAGTATAA
- a CDS encoding GNAT family N-acetyltransferase: MEEIILENDIIKLRPVQLSDIEAITNAANDERIWEHMSVTLLSKEGVQNYIENAIKEREKGISYMFAIIDKKTDEIVGCTSFLDISFPHKRLEIGATWYNTSVWRSAINTNCKFLLFQYCFEVLKLNRIQIKTGHENYRSQKAIERIGAVKEGVLRNHMIRKEGSIRHTVMYSVILEDWEKLKDMFIDRLLKY; this comes from the coding sequence ATGGAAGAAATAATATTAGAAAATGACATCATCAAGTTAAGACCAGTCCAATTAAGTGATATCGAAGCGATCACAAATGCCGCGAATGATGAGCGGATTTGGGAGCATATGTCGGTAACATTGCTTTCAAAAGAAGGGGTACAAAACTATATTGAAAATGCGATTAAAGAGCGGGAAAAAGGGATTTCGTATATGTTTGCGATCATCGATAAAAAAACAGACGAAATTGTAGGCTGTACATCTTTTCTTGATATTTCATTTCCCCATAAACGGCTGGAAATAGGGGCTACTTGGTATAATACGAGTGTTTGGCGTTCTGCGATTAATACAAATTGCAAGTTTCTATTGTTTCAATATTGTTTTGAAGTCCTTAAATTAAATCGTATTCAAATAAAAACAGGGCACGAAAACTACCGTTCACAGAAAGCCATCGAACGCATTGGCGCAGTGAAAGAAGGCGTTTTGCGCAATCATATGATTCGAAAAGAAGGAAGCATTCGTCATACCGTTATGTATAGTGTCATTTTGGAAGATTGGGAAAAACTTAAAGATATGTTCATCGATCGCTTATTAAAATATTGA